A genomic segment from Kyrpidia tusciae DSM 2912 encodes:
- a CDS encoding Wzz/FepE/Etk N-terminal domain-containing protein yields MNERQMEDVVDLRDLLRALGRQIPLIALITAVVAVLGAWVSFRGQPAPAPTYTATAAIYVQVTPGAAGGSGPGGPGVAAGSAADAAQAVDAVLGSDLALMQSQAFQQAVARVYAGGTAGSGSAGSASAGAAPGGAVGAGALPDGASLSVARSGHLFSITAKDRSAEGATVLAQAAIDVLGEMMKRIPQSQSLSVVSAPAAVAAAAPSPASHSLAKVAVAVVLGLILGAGAALVREYTTPMVRTVREVERHLGVRVLSAVRRSAPAAEGFGASGDGTGAGADAGAIYRALRVNVAFAAGDRMPRVLAVAGCVPGADSRVTAASLARVEAEAGRRTLLIDWTGSGGMPANWRSKVQPTGVEGLERLCVGAGEEKGGPGVDEQIAALVDEARRVYDQVVIGGPALLGTVEGRIFCHVADGVLVVLSGGRVRKEAVEEAARLLDLARARVLGAVLWEADGPARGRLFARTRAVAMPGWLERPDVR; encoded by the coding sequence GTGAACGAGCGGCAGATGGAGGATGTGGTGGATCTGCGGGATCTGCTGCGGGCCCTGGGCCGGCAGATCCCGCTGATTGCCCTGATAACGGCTGTGGTCGCCGTTCTGGGAGCCTGGGTGAGTTTTCGGGGGCAGCCGGCCCCCGCGCCTACATACACGGCCACGGCGGCGATCTACGTGCAGGTGACGCCCGGGGCGGCCGGCGGGTCGGGGCCGGGCGGGCCCGGGGTGGCCGCGGGGTCGGCGGCGGACGCCGCCCAAGCGGTGGATGCGGTGCTGGGCAGTGATTTGGCTCTCATGCAGAGCCAGGCGTTTCAACAGGCGGTGGCCCGGGTGTACGCCGGGGGGACGGCGGGTTCGGGGAGTGCCGGCTCGGCGAGTGCGGGGGCTGCGCCCGGGGGTGCCGTCGGTGCCGGGGCGCTTCCGGACGGGGCGTCGTTGTCGGTGGCCCGGTCCGGCCACCTGTTCTCGATCACGGCGAAGGATCGGTCGGCCGAAGGGGCGACGGTTTTGGCCCAGGCGGCCATCGATGTGCTCGGGGAGATGATGAAGCGCATTCCCCAGTCCCAGAGTTTGAGTGTGGTGAGTGCGCCGGCGGCGGTGGCCGCGGCTGCTCCTTCGCCGGCTTCTCACTCCCTGGCCAAGGTGGCGGTGGCGGTCGTTCTCGGGCTGATCTTGGGGGCGGGGGCGGCGCTGGTCCGGGAGTACACCACTCCCATGGTGCGCACGGTCCGGGAGGTGGAGCGGCACCTGGGGGTCCGGGTGTTGTCCGCGGTCCGGCGGTCGGCGCCGGCGGCGGAGGGTTTCGGGGCTTCCGGGGACGGGACGGGCGCCGGGGCGGATGCCGGGGCCATCTACCGGGCGCTCCGGGTCAATGTGGCCTTTGCCGCCGGGGACCGCATGCCCCGGGTGCTGGCGGTGGCGGGTTGTGTGCCCGGCGCTGACAGCCGGGTGACGGCGGCATCCCTGGCCCGGGTCGAGGCGGAAGCCGGACGGAGGACGTTGCTCATCGATTGGACCGGATCCGGGGGGATGCCAGCGAACTGGCGGTCGAAGGTGCAGCCCACCGGCGTGGAGGGACTTGAGAGGCTCTGTGTGGGCGCCGGGGAGGAAAAGGGCGGCCCCGGGGTCGACGAGCAGATTGCTGCTTTGGTGGACGAGGCCCGGCGGGTTTACGATCAGGTGGTGATCGGAGGGCCGGCCTTGTTGGGCACGGTGGAGGGGAGGATTTTCTGTCACGTGGCCGACGGGGTGCTGGTGGTTCTGAGCGGGGGGCGGGTGCGGAAGGAAGCGGTGGAAGAGGCTGCCCGGCTGCTCGATCTGGCCCGGGCCAGGGTGCTGGGCGCCGTGCTCTGGGAAGCCGACGGGCCGGCCCGGGGCCGTTTGTTCGCCCGGACGCGGGCCGTGGCGATGCCGGGCTGGCTGGAGCGCCCGGACGTGAGATGA
- a CDS encoding O-antigen ligase family protein, translating into MSRALLRSVHLETQQKVDRWVAGILIVFVALVPIIMRVKAFLFISPVLYPGAMGTGGKGDVFNYYKYVFLLVVTAVAAAFFLYKMTKGRYEIRPGYINPPLAVAFVLFLASGLAAPYMSLALGGDPSRFEGTLTYLCYFALFLIAANTEYTDRRVELLMYGLAVPVVVNVLISLMYFYGHDMFQIPWFRGLIVPPGPGSEHTTGYLVTSLANPNYLSGFAAVTTTLFWARAMWDGGRWYRWVVDVVLAMISFAAVLASTSTSGFATLVGILVVLAVAGLRLRPRRGWLGFAVPLVAFVGVFVVMSPHNPAVWQNTIGTFVNLGGLEQRGAPSASGLLEAGYPRAVAAEQGASPMKAGSAQAAGAEAAAGQPVGGPKPNAPDGIYLPPAETGAGSGRLYIWKWAVSMIADSPWLGHGMDTFMFYFPQDDPAKNSNLHDYNIIVDKPHNMYLAWAFGAGVPALVALLALFALHAWRMVATLWRRILPGQAVRLLVPLFAAWVAWLVQGLVNDSVIGLSGVVWVLFGAAVSILFRYRPRTEPVKGGQR; encoded by the coding sequence GTGAGTCGTGCACTTCTCCGGTCGGTCCACTTGGAAACGCAACAAAAGGTGGACCGATGGGTTGCGGGAATTCTGATCGTTTTTGTGGCGCTGGTGCCCATCATTATGCGGGTGAAAGCGTTTCTGTTCATCAGCCCGGTGCTGTATCCCGGGGCGATGGGCACCGGCGGCAAGGGGGATGTGTTCAACTATTATAAATACGTCTTTCTGCTGGTTGTGACGGCGGTTGCGGCGGCGTTCTTTCTTTACAAAATGACCAAAGGGCGTTACGAGATCCGCCCGGGGTACATAAATCCGCCGCTGGCCGTCGCCTTTGTGCTTTTCTTGGCTTCGGGTCTGGCCGCACCGTACATGTCCCTGGCCCTGGGGGGCGATCCCAGCCGATTTGAAGGGACCTTGACCTACCTGTGTTATTTTGCCCTTTTCCTCATTGCGGCGAATACGGAGTACACCGACCGGCGGGTGGAACTGCTCATGTACGGCCTGGCGGTTCCGGTGGTCGTGAACGTCCTCATTTCGCTGATGTATTTTTATGGACACGACATGTTTCAAATCCCCTGGTTCCGGGGGCTGATCGTGCCGCCGGGGCCGGGGTCCGAACACACGACGGGGTATCTGGTCACCTCCCTGGCCAACCCGAACTATCTCAGCGGGTTTGCGGCGGTGACGACCACCCTGTTTTGGGCCCGGGCGATGTGGGACGGTGGCCGGTGGTACCGGTGGGTTGTCGACGTGGTGCTGGCGATGATTTCTTTCGCCGCCGTTCTTGCCTCCACCTCCACGAGCGGATTCGCGACCTTGGTCGGCATCCTCGTGGTGTTGGCGGTGGCGGGCTTGCGGCTGCGCCCCCGGCGGGGGTGGCTCGGCTTTGCCGTGCCTCTGGTGGCTTTCGTTGGGGTGTTTGTCGTCATGAGTCCGCACAACCCGGCGGTGTGGCAGAACACCATCGGGACTTTTGTGAATCTCGGCGGATTGGAGCAGCGGGGGGCGCCGAGCGCCTCGGGTCTTTTAGAGGCGGGTTATCCACGGGCGGTGGCGGCGGAACAGGGGGCATCTCCGATGAAGGCGGGGTCCGCCCAGGCAGCCGGAGCTGAGGCGGCCGCGGGCCAGCCGGTCGGGGGGCCGAAACCCAATGCTCCGGATGGGATCTACCTGCCTCCCGCCGAGACAGGAGCCGGGAGCGGACGGCTGTACATCTGGAAGTGGGCGGTGTCGATGATCGCCGACTCTCCTTGGCTGGGGCACGGCATGGATACCTTCATGTTTTATTTTCCCCAGGACGATCCGGCCAAGAACAGCAATTTGCACGATTATAACATTATCGTGGACAAGCCCCACAACATGTATCTGGCCTGGGCTTTCGGGGCGGGGGTGCCGGCCCTTGTGGCGCTGCTCGCGCTGTTTGCGCTGCACGCCTGGCGCATGGTGGCCACGCTTTGGCGGCGGATCCTGCCCGGGCAGGCGGTGCGGTTGTTGGTGCCGCTTTTCGCGGCCTGGGTGGCCTGGCTGGTGCAGGGTCTTGTCAACGACTCGGTGATCGGGCTTTCGGGGGTGGTCTGGGTCCTGTTCGGGGCGGCGGTGTCGATTCTCTTCCGGTATCGGCCGCGGACGGAGCCCGTCAAGGGGGGTCAACGGTGA
- a CDS encoding tetratricopeptide repeat protein gives MAAITGPVRNAVVYVLAAAAVVGLLVGYNIASDQNKQFLKTFQAFQQSQTLMQQQQYAQAEPLLKKVVEAQPHSFMALWNYGICQFGLKHYDLADEYFTKAREQRPFLLNDQLYVTQYGELLYAKGDLARAKEYLERSVSLNGGTDLAKEAKSWLDKIQAKEAQARAKP, from the coding sequence ATGGCGGCGATAACCGGACCGGTGAGAAATGCCGTGGTGTACGTGCTGGCCGCGGCGGCCGTGGTGGGGCTGTTGGTCGGGTATAACATCGCCTCGGACCAGAATAAACAATTTCTTAAGACATTCCAGGCGTTTCAACAGTCCCAGACCCTGATGCAACAGCAGCAGTACGCCCAGGCGGAACCGCTGCTGAAGAAGGTGGTCGAGGCCCAGCCGCACAGCTTCATGGCGCTTTGGAACTATGGAATTTGCCAATTCGGACTGAAACACTACGACTTGGCGGATGAGTATTTCACCAAGGCGAGGGAGCAGCGGCCCTTTTTGCTGAACGACCAACTGTACGTGACCCAGTATGGAGAACTTCTGTACGCCAAAGGGGATCTCGCCCGGGCGAAGGAGTATCTGGAGCGCAGCGTGTCGCTGAACGGCGGCACCGATCTGGCGAAGGAAGCGAAGTCGTGGCTGGACAAGATCCAGGCGAAAGAAGCCCAGGCCCGGGCAAAGCCATAG
- a CDS encoding efflux RND transporter permease subunit, which yields MKIADFSVERPVTISMIMVVLILLGSIALPLLRVDLYPTLSIPVAVVTTTWNGASPEEMEQQVSKPIEAAMATVQGVSEVDSSSRQGGSLVVVHFNYGVNLDQAMLNMRDKLDRVRKALPDGADTPQVMRLDPNSMPILSIAMSGPMDPVELQRLASDVVEPRLSRVNGVASATVSGGRQRQIQVVLGPAKMQAYGISINQVLQAIQGDNTSADAGVVDQGTRRVTVRVIGDFQSVQDLGDVPIHLSGSPSGAAGPGSAGDVPGVPVLHLRDIADIQDTFAEVTQSARLNGQQSVSIDVYKVSDGNTVQVSDNVRKELDTLQKLLPPTVKLSVISDQATFIKQSIDTVVNHTLLGALFSVVVLYLFLRRVRTTLVIAVVIPISVISTFSLLYFSGQTINVITLGGLALGLGSLVDFAVVVLESIFRHRSEGAGPKEAAKVGTAEVGTAVMASALSQIAVFLPIAFTQGLAQQLFGPLALTVSFSHIAALFGALTLVPMLAARWIPEMNEEEELRRAARWNPVAAFGRGIQTLNRGYGHLLRWALGHRKTVIAATLALFVASVAMVPLIGFELTPTVDNGQFRVSIETGTGTNLQTTDRVATQVETVLHRIPEVDRVFTQLGGGGQMGFGAAASTDRANLQVELKPLAERHRSTEQVMEQLRQEVSRIPGARITVSAGAGPQIGAGGAPIQVQISGPDVAVLQQLSDEVQKALSAVPGLRNIQSSLDRQVPQFQILVDRQRAAQYGLSVGSIVSAVRTASAGSVATQYRAADASIDVLVKYPDSFTRQYSNLSQIMIAAPTGGQVALGDVAKIVPGVGPATITRVNQNRTVTVSAELFNVPLGNAQQAVRAKLQELPLPDGYTVQLGGQANDLNDSFRSLGLAMPLAIVFVYMVMASQFESLFSPFIIMFSLPPTFIGAALGLVVTHRALSIDALTGMIMVIGIVVNNAIVLVDYINQLRKRGLARNDAIEQAGPIRLRPILMTTATTVLAMLPLVIGYGEGAEAQAPMATVVAFGLTVSTLVTLVLVPVVYTLFDDFGHWIRRRLGRVFGRRSREAEA from the coding sequence ATGAAGATCGCGGATTTTTCGGTAGAACGTCCGGTCACGATCTCCATGATCATGGTGGTGCTGATCCTGCTCGGAAGCATCGCCCTGCCGCTGTTGCGGGTGGATCTCTACCCCACCCTCAGCATTCCGGTGGCGGTGGTGACGACGACCTGGAACGGAGCGTCCCCGGAAGAGATGGAGCAGCAGGTGAGTAAGCCTATCGAGGCCGCCATGGCGACGGTGCAGGGGGTCAGCGAGGTCGATTCCAGCTCCCGACAGGGCGGATCCTTGGTCGTGGTGCATTTCAACTATGGCGTCAATCTCGACCAGGCCATGCTCAACATGCGTGACAAACTGGATCGGGTGCGAAAGGCTTTGCCCGACGGGGCGGACACGCCCCAGGTGATGCGGCTGGACCCGAACAGCATGCCGATCTTGAGCATTGCAATGTCCGGCCCGATGGACCCAGTCGAGTTGCAGCGGCTGGCGTCGGATGTGGTGGAGCCCCGGCTGTCCCGGGTGAACGGGGTGGCTTCGGCCACGGTGAGCGGGGGGCGGCAGCGGCAGATCCAGGTGGTCCTGGGTCCGGCCAAAATGCAGGCTTACGGGATCTCGATCAATCAGGTGCTTCAGGCCATTCAGGGGGACAATACGTCGGCGGATGCCGGAGTGGTGGACCAGGGCACCCGGCGGGTCACCGTGCGAGTGATCGGTGATTTTCAATCGGTCCAGGATCTTGGGGATGTGCCCATCCATCTCTCCGGGTCGCCGTCCGGCGCCGCTGGCCCGGGCTCCGCCGGGGACGTTCCCGGGGTTCCGGTCCTGCACCTGAGGGACATCGCCGACATCCAGGATACCTTCGCTGAGGTCACTCAGTCGGCCAGACTCAACGGGCAGCAGAGTGTGAGCATCGATGTGTACAAAGTGTCGGACGGCAACACCGTCCAGGTGTCGGACAACGTCCGGAAGGAGCTCGACACCTTGCAAAAGCTTTTGCCGCCGACGGTAAAACTCAGTGTCATTTCTGACCAGGCGACGTTTATCAAACAATCCATCGATACCGTTGTCAACCACACCCTGCTCGGGGCCCTGTTTTCGGTGGTGGTGCTCTATCTGTTTTTGCGCCGGGTGCGCACCACGCTGGTCATCGCCGTGGTGATCCCCATCTCGGTGATCAGCACCTTTTCGTTGCTCTATTTTAGCGGACAGACCATCAATGTGATCACTCTTGGGGGTCTGGCCTTGGGACTGGGGTCCCTCGTGGACTTCGCCGTGGTGGTGCTGGAAAGTATCTTCCGCCACCGAAGCGAGGGTGCCGGCCCCAAGGAAGCGGCGAAGGTGGGGACGGCGGAGGTGGGCACCGCCGTCATGGCATCGGCCCTGTCGCAGATTGCGGTGTTTTTGCCCATCGCTTTCACCCAGGGGCTGGCCCAGCAGTTGTTCGGCCCCCTTGCCCTGACGGTGAGCTTCTCCCATATCGCCGCATTGTTCGGCGCCCTTACGCTGGTGCCCATGCTGGCGGCGCGATGGATTCCCGAGATGAACGAGGAGGAGGAACTTCGCCGGGCGGCCCGGTGGAACCCGGTGGCGGCCTTCGGCCGGGGGATTCAGACCCTGAATCGGGGGTACGGGCACCTGCTCCGCTGGGCGCTGGGACATCGCAAAACGGTGATTGCCGCGACCCTGGCACTCTTTGTGGCGAGTGTCGCCATGGTGCCATTGATCGGATTCGAGCTGACGCCCACCGTGGACAACGGGCAGTTTCGGGTTTCCATTGAAACGGGCACGGGCACCAATCTGCAAACGACGGATCGGGTGGCGACCCAGGTCGAAACCGTTCTCCACAGGATTCCGGAGGTCGATCGGGTGTTCACCCAGCTCGGCGGCGGGGGGCAGATGGGCTTTGGCGCCGCCGCTTCCACCGACCGGGCGAACCTGCAGGTGGAACTCAAGCCTCTGGCCGAGCGGCACCGGTCCACCGAACAGGTGATGGAGCAACTCCGCCAGGAGGTGTCCCGCATTCCCGGCGCAAGAATCACCGTGAGCGCCGGGGCCGGGCCCCAGATTGGAGCGGGGGGCGCCCCCATTCAGGTTCAGATCTCCGGACCGGATGTCGCGGTGTTACAACAACTGAGCGATGAGGTGCAAAAAGCGCTTTCCGCGGTGCCGGGCCTGCGGAATATCCAGAGCTCTCTGGACCGCCAGGTGCCGCAATTCCAAATCCTGGTCGACCGACAGCGGGCGGCCCAGTACGGGCTGTCGGTGGGGAGCATTGTCTCCGCGGTGAGGACGGCGTCGGCGGGGAGTGTGGCCACCCAGTACCGGGCAGCGGATGCGTCCATCGACGTGCTGGTGAAATACCCGGACTCCTTCACCCGGCAGTATTCGAACCTCAGTCAGATCATGATCGCAGCCCCCACCGGGGGTCAGGTGGCCCTGGGGGACGTGGCGAAGATCGTGCCCGGGGTGGGGCCGGCGACCATTACCCGGGTCAACCAGAACCGGACGGTCACCGTATCGGCGGAGTTGTTCAACGTGCCCCTGGGGAACGCCCAGCAGGCGGTGAGGGCCAAGCTGCAGGAACTTCCGCTGCCCGACGGTTATACGGTGCAACTCGGCGGCCAGGCCAATGACCTGAACGACTCGTTCCGAAGCCTGGGGCTGGCGATGCCACTGGCCATCGTGTTCGTCTACATGGTCATGGCCAGTCAGTTCGAGTCCCTGTTCAGTCCCTTTATCATCATGTTCTCCCTGCCGCCGACTTTCATCGGGGCGGCCCTGGGGCTGGTGGTGACCCACCGGGCGCTGAGCATCGATGCGCTGACCGGCATGATCATGGTGATCGGGATCGTGGTGAACAACGCCATCGTGCTGGTGGACTATATCAACCAGTTGCGCAAGCGGGGGCTAGCGCGCAACGACGCCATTGAGCAGGCGGGCCCGATCCGGCTGCGCCCGATCCTGATGACCACCGCCACCACGGTGTTGGCCATGTTGCCCCTGGTGATCGGCTACGGTGAGGGCGCCGAGGCCCAGGCGCCCATGGCCACGGTGGTGGCCTTCGGGCTCACGGTGTCGACGCTGGTGACCCTGGTGCTGGTACCTGTGGTGTACACCCTCTTTGACGATTTCGGCCACTGGATCCGGCGCCGGTTGGGGCGGGTTTTCGGCCGCCGGAGCCGGGAGGCCGAGGCGTGA
- a CDS encoding efflux RND transporter periplasmic adaptor subunit, translating to MRPHRLALTLVAALVLGAPLAGCAGGKPAATRQAKPIPVETTVVRMGDIGGSLTLTGQVQATAVTKVAPKLSGKVAAVLVKAGDAVAAGQALARIDTSDLEHQIAQQQAALQVAEAQLNKARSDAQNGYTQANSALTQAKVALDDAKTNYERTKNLFDAGAASQQQLDAATVTLQTKQAAYDAALQQVQTAAPGGNPLNQDGIKVAQAQVNQAQTALATLQSQLAEATVTSPVAGVVASRDVEPGEFAGPQSSVVTIAQINPAKVTIQVPENRINDLKAGMSVKVQVPAAGMDASGTLSRIDPVEDNTTKSYGAEVEIPNGDGRLKPGMVAQVTIDGLTPARGLVIPASAMVETPDGPKVFTVENNTAHQHLIQVGAVDSQHVQVLKGLKEGDVLVISGQDLLGEGAAVTIVQPGSGGGSGGNGSPGARTPGAAANGGVNNSGGAGSPVKGGLAPGGPGASSRGSSAGRATSAVMGASSSASWDGWASRDQSNRARGNLS from the coding sequence ATGAGACCACACCGCCTCGCACTCACGCTGGTTGCGGCCCTTGTCCTGGGCGCGCCCCTCGCGGGGTGCGCTGGGGGCAAGCCTGCCGCCACGCGCCAAGCTAAACCGATCCCCGTCGAAACTACAGTGGTCCGGATGGGGGATATCGGGGGGAGCCTCACCCTGACCGGACAGGTCCAGGCGACCGCAGTGACCAAAGTGGCGCCAAAGCTATCCGGGAAAGTCGCCGCAGTCCTGGTGAAGGCCGGAGACGCGGTGGCCGCCGGACAAGCCCTGGCCAGGATCGACACCAGCGATCTGGAGCATCAGATTGCCCAACAGCAGGCGGCGCTCCAGGTCGCCGAGGCCCAACTGAACAAGGCCCGCTCGGACGCCCAAAACGGGTACACCCAGGCGAACTCTGCCTTGACCCAGGCCAAAGTGGCCCTGGATGATGCAAAGACCAATTATGAGCGCACGAAAAATCTGTTTGATGCCGGCGCGGCCTCCCAGCAGCAGCTCGATGCCGCAACGGTGACCCTGCAGACCAAACAGGCGGCGTATGACGCGGCGCTCCAACAGGTGCAGACCGCGGCTCCGGGGGGCAATCCGCTTAACCAGGATGGGATTAAAGTGGCCCAGGCCCAGGTGAATCAGGCCCAGACGGCCCTTGCCACCCTGCAGAGCCAGTTGGCCGAGGCCACGGTCACCTCGCCCGTTGCCGGGGTGGTGGCCTCCCGGGACGTAGAGCCCGGGGAGTTTGCCGGCCCGCAGTCGTCGGTGGTCACCATTGCACAGATCAATCCGGCTAAAGTAACGATCCAGGTGCCGGAGAACCGGATAAACGATCTCAAGGCCGGGATGTCCGTCAAGGTGCAGGTCCCGGCGGCGGGGATGGATGCGTCGGGCACCCTGTCGAGGATTGATCCGGTGGAGGATAATACCACAAAATCCTACGGCGCCGAGGTGGAGATCCCGAACGGGGACGGACGGCTCAAACCCGGGATGGTGGCCCAGGTTACGATCGACGGGCTGACCCCGGCCCGGGGGCTGGTTATCCCGGCTTCGGCCATGGTGGAGACGCCGGATGGCCCGAAGGTCTTCACCGTGGAGAATAACACGGCCCACCAGCACTTGATCCAGGTCGGGGCGGTGGACAGCCAGCACGTCCAGGTCCTGAAAGGCCTCAAAGAAGGGGATGTGCTGGTCATCTCCGGCCAGGACCTGCTCGGCGAGGGCGCCGCGGTGACCATTGTGCAACCGGGTTCGGGCGGCGGCTCGGGCGGCAACGGGAGTCCCGGTGCGAGAACTCCGGGCGCCGCCGCAAACGGCGGGGTGAACAATTCTGGCGGCGCGGGCAGCCCGGTCAAGGGCGGCCTCGCGCCCGGCGGGCCGGGTGCGTCTTCGCGCGGATCATCGGCCGGTCGCGCGACGTCGGCTGTCATGGGCGCCTCCTCCTCGGCATCCTGGGACGGGTGGGCCTCACGGGACCAAAGCAATCGGGCGCGAGGTAACCTGTCATGA
- a CDS encoding DHA2 family efflux MFS transporter permease subunit, with the protein MSREDVAAQPGGPGGPAAGAGDRPGPGAGSGGPAAPDEVVEAQWLALVVIILGAFMAILNNSLINVALPQLANFFGASTDQIQWVLTGYTLASAMVVPLSGFLGDRFGYKKSYLISVVLFVAASFLCSVAWSTSALIGFRILQGLAGGTLMPLSMTIIYKIIPRHQIGLALGIWGIASMAAPAVGPTFGGYLIQYFSWHLLFLVNVPFGLLAALFGMILLRETPIQTDLGFDTAGFILSMVGTGTLLLALSDGQKEGWGSFYIVSLFFIAVSALSLLVWVELGTAKPLVDLRLFKNPTFTISTITSSLVMVGLFGGVFLTPLYLENIQGLSAMDTGLLLMPQALAMALMMPVSGKLFDKIGPVPLGVVGVLLLAAMTYHLHNLALDTPNSWLTWVLVLRGLGIGLSMMPLTTSGMNALPPDTIGRASGLGNMVRQISASFGIAALTTILQQRSAVQLSRISDGVTIDSVPFAQLQAQVSAGLGQAGLDPATAAGGAAAVLAGLIQKEAVTRAVADTFMVASIPLFFALPLIFFLRSRPKAQPAHTGSPAASAAPAKAEG; encoded by the coding sequence GTGAGCCGGGAGGACGTGGCCGCGCAGCCGGGCGGTCCAGGCGGCCCGGCGGCTGGCGCCGGGGATCGCCCGGGTCCCGGGGCCGGGTCCGGAGGGCCGGCCGCCCCCGATGAGGTCGTGGAGGCCCAGTGGCTGGCTCTGGTCGTCATCATCCTCGGGGCCTTTATGGCGATCCTCAACAACAGCCTGATTAACGTCGCCCTGCCCCAACTCGCGAATTTTTTCGGGGCCTCCACGGACCAGATCCAGTGGGTGCTGACCGGCTACACCCTGGCTTCGGCCATGGTGGTGCCCCTGAGTGGTTTTCTCGGTGACCGGTTCGGTTACAAAAAATCCTATTTGATCTCCGTTGTGCTATTTGTCGCGGCGTCGTTTCTGTGCTCGGTCGCATGGAGCACTTCGGCCCTGATCGGTTTCCGGATTTTGCAGGGGTTGGCCGGGGGGACGCTGATGCCCCTCAGCATGACGATCATCTACAAGATCATTCCCCGGCACCAGATCGGGCTGGCGCTGGGAATCTGGGGGATCGCGTCCATGGCAGCGCCCGCCGTGGGCCCGACTTTTGGAGGCTACTTGATTCAATATTTTTCCTGGCACCTGCTGTTTCTGGTCAACGTACCCTTTGGACTGCTAGCCGCCCTTTTCGGGATGATATTGCTCCGGGAAACGCCGATCCAGACAGACCTCGGTTTCGACACGGCGGGGTTCATCCTCTCCATGGTGGGCACCGGGACACTTTTGCTGGCGCTCAGCGACGGCCAAAAAGAGGGCTGGGGGTCCTTTTACATTGTCAGTCTCTTCTTTATCGCCGTCTCCGCCCTGAGCCTTCTGGTCTGGGTGGAGCTCGGCACCGCCAAACCCCTGGTGGACCTGCGGCTGTTCAAGAACCCGACCTTCACCATCAGCACCATCACCTCCAGTCTCGTGATGGTGGGGCTGTTCGGAGGGGTGTTTCTGACACCTCTGTACTTGGAGAATATCCAGGGCCTGTCGGCGATGGACACGGGACTGCTTCTCATGCCCCAGGCTCTGGCCATGGCGCTGATGATGCCCGTCTCCGGCAAATTATTTGACAAGATAGGCCCGGTGCCTTTGGGGGTCGTGGGAGTGCTGCTCCTGGCCGCCATGACGTATCATCTGCACAATTTGGCCTTGGATACGCCGAATTCCTGGCTGACGTGGGTCTTGGTCCTTCGGGGTTTGGGGATCGGTCTTTCGATGATGCCGTTGACCACCTCCGGGATGAACGCGCTGCCGCCCGACACAATCGGCCGGGCGTCGGGGCTGGGCAACATGGTGAGGCAGATCAGCGCCTCATTCGGCATCGCGGCGCTCACCACGATTCTCCAGCAGCGTTCGGCGGTGCAATTGTCCCGGATCAGCGACGGGGTGACCATCGACTCGGTGCCCTTCGCCCAGCTCCAGGCCCAGGTCAGTGCCGGTCTGGGCCAGGCCGGGTTGGATCCGGCGACAGCTGCGGGCGGAGCGGCGGCGGTCCTGGCGGGCCTCATCCAGAAAGAGGCGGTGACCCGGGCCGTCGCCGACACGTTCATGGTGGCGTCGATCCCGCTGTTCTTTGCCCTGCCGCTCATTTTCTTCCTGAGGAGCCGGCCGAAGGCCCAGCCGGCCCACACCGGTTCCCCTGCGGCTTCGGCCGCTCCGGCGAAGGCTGAAGGATGA